The stretch of DNA GAAAGCAAGCAAGCCAGTAATCCGACTGTTGTTTTTAGAAGCATCTTCTAATTCTCCAAAACCAGAAAGTAGCGTCCAGTTTCCAAATGCTTGCGTTTCTTCTGCTGCCAAAGTAGCTGTAGAATTTGACGTTTCAATATCGTCTCCTGCATTAGCATTGATTTGAAAGTCTGGATTTGAACAGTTGAACACTCCTAAATCTAAATTGTCATTTCTAAGTGGCAGAATAGCAACTTTATTAGAAATCGTATTGGTAATGATAGGCGAGTTAAAGTCAAAATAGATAGCCGCTCTATTGTTGATAACCGTTCCGATAGGATTGTTAGCCATTTGTTTTATCTTAAACTTGATAAATCCGTGAGATTCTGGCTCGTTGGTATTACTATCAGGTAAATTGATGTTGTTAAACTCAAAACGCAGCACACGAGTTTCTTCATCTCCATCAATAAAAAACTCATAGTCGTGAGAAACCATTCCTAAACGAATCGACTCAATATCTAAATATTCTGAAAGTGTATCCAAAACTACAATATTTACAGCTTCGATAGTTCCTGTATTTTGAAAACGAATCGTATAATCTAATTCTGTCGTTTTTTCAATCAGATTTTCTTCTGTCAAACCAAAAGGAACAACTTGTTTGTCGTTAGGGTCGTAGCTATCTAAAATCTCTGAACAGGTAGTTTCCATACGCTCACCTCCATCGTTTTGAGGTAAAGCAATTCCAAATTCTTCTACAGGAGCAACACTCACGACAGGATTTGGGTCTTCGGCTTTCGTTTTATATGCAATAACCACTTGACAGCCTTCCACAAATGCAGAAATAGGTTCATGGTCTTGAGGAAAAACTTCCATTCTTACCGTCATTCCATTGGTAAAGACTTCTAGTTCAGTTTCTCCATTGGCAGGAATTAAAATATTTCCTTCTCTAAAGATTTGAGAGTTGGCATACAGACGATATGGAATAGAATCGGTAGAGGTGTTTGTCAAGTTTTTGATAGTGTAGCGAGCAATTCCACCACCAACACAACGCCCAGTAATTTCATAGTTATTTTCATTATCTGTCCACTCTTCGCACGAGTTAGCAGGCGAAATAGTAGCTTTTACACACTGCGTAAGTCCACGAATTTCCTCAATCCCACAAATGACAGAATCTTGAAAGACAATTTTCCCTGTGCTTCCAGCAGACAAAGAATTAACATCAAAGAAATAGCTATTTCCTTCTTGTCTTGTCCAAGTAGGAGAGCTAGAAACTGGAAAAATATAGTCTGGATATTCTACTTTTATTTCTACGTTTTGGGCATCTACAAAACCTTTATTTCGATATTCTACAGTCGTGCTACTCATAAAGCACCTACGGCGACGTTGATTGGTTATATCAATAGTAAGGTAGTTACAGGGTCTAATTTTGTAGCCAAAGTTTAGATTTTGAGGTTCTGTAATTTCCCCATCTCTATATGTTACTTGTTTTGATGTGCCACAATTATCATATATGTAATTGCTTATAAAAGAGTTGTTGTCTATAAGTTGAGAGCTTAGCGTAAAATTACCTTCTTCTGCAAAACTAAGGGAATAGTTACCTGATTTATCTGAAAGTCCTATTTTTCCGTCATTTCTTTTAATCAAGACGGAAGGAAGATCGTAATCTGCACCATCAAACACACAATTATTATTCGTTTCTGCAAATGTTTTTCCACCGAAAGAAGGAAAACGGAAATTTTCGTCACTCATAGTTGCTATAAAAGCAGTACTTTCGTCACGGTCAACTCTAGGCATTGGTACTCCTCCAATAACAGCACCTAATGTATAAAGGTCGTTAAAATAAATATTTCCTTTATTATCAGACCTTAGTTTTGATGGAATATTCCTTCTAAATGAATCGTGCCAGTTGTTAGCACTGTTAGTGCTATCATATTCATGCCTATCATATAACGTACTCCACTGAAATTGATTGTTTGATATTTTAACTGCGAAATAATATACATAGCTTTTACGAAAACTTGGTGATACTTCCAATTCATATCTTTTATCTAGATGAATTATTCCCCCAGTAGATAGAGTAGGAGTGTACCTAAGAGTGAAAAAAAAATCTCCCTTCGCATTAGATAATATATTAGATGCAAGTTTTGCAGGAGACGCTATAATAGAAATGTCTTGGTTTGGGTCAATCAGTTCTCCCCTACTATTTACTTTTGACTGGTATATGTAAGAAGTACCATCCCTCAGATGGGTACCTGTAAGAGATATATTATCATTGTCATCTAACGATAGTTCACCGTGAAAATAGCGATAATTATAGTGATCAGGCTCTTGATGAATCATATTCCCTCCTGTGCTATCGTAACTTATAAAGTACCTATCATTATCTCCGTCAATCAATTCTCCTGTATTAAAACGAGCAACTCCGTCTATTGTAATAATTCCAAATATTTCTTTCTTATCATTTATCATAACATTTTCACGTCTGATATTAAAATAATCTGGGATTTCGTCGTCAAACTGGTTTATAATGCTTCTATGAAAAAGAAAATTACCATCATTATCAAATCTTAGTAATAATATTGCTACATCTCTTTCATGCTCGTCTATTTCAGCACCATTAATATGTTTTATTTGAATAGTATCACTATCTACAATAGTTTTTATACTATTGTTAGGTTTTACCTCAGAAGTAATTAATATATCGCCTTTTTTGTTTACTGAAAGAAGACTACCTCTATAGGGATTGGAATAGTGGTGAGATCTTCCTCGTGCTGGATGATTGTTCGCTCGCCAAGACTTATGCCATAGAACTGAACCATTAGGAGTTAGTTTTATAAGTAAGTTGTTAACATCTTCATAATCTTCGTTTTCCCACCTTATGTATCTACTTCTACCACCTCTACGCCAATTCCAAGGACCACTTCTGCTAATTACTGTATAAACGTTATCAAACTTATCTATTTTAATATCTAGATCGATTGTTATTGTTTCGTAGGGAAGAATATTAATTTCAGTAAAAGTATCTACAAACCCTTTACTAATCCAGAGTAGATCGTTACTAGGAGATACTTTCGCTACAAATATGTTATACTGGGCAAACTGACCATATCTTAGGTCAATATGCTGTCCATCTATGTATAAGCTATCAGGAGATGCGTCCGTGAGACCATGAAGAGAACCAGCAACTAAAGTGTTGCCCTCCGAGTCGATTTCTAATGCTGTAATTTTTGCGTAACGTAGTTCTATTTGTGATATTTTGCCCAAAAGAAAAAATACAAAAGCAACAAGAAAAAACAAGTAGTATCCAAACCGTAAAAATCTTTTTCATCAAGTATAAAATTTATGAATTAAAACAAGTATCAATCAATATACAAAGGTAATGTTCAGTAGTGATAAAATAAAATAATTGTATCAAAAAAGTGCAGTGATCTGTATTCTTCCAATGTGAATAGCTGGTGTTTCTTCCGACTTTCTGCCCTCATACACCACGCTTAGTTGTAAGCCATTGAAGAGTTTTTGTTGGAGATTCAAATCCCACGTTATGTTTTGTCCTGCACGGAGAGCTTCCAAAAGTTCGTAACTGACAGGCGTATTGTTTTCTCCCTCAAAGTCAATATTCAAGTAGCGAAAACGTACATTAACCACCCTATCGCCTACTTTTGAGTAGCGCAAATCACTTCTAAACTCATTTATCTGTGCATTTTCTTCTCCGAATGTATTTTGCTTTTGCTCAAAACGGTAGGCTGTTGTGAGTCGGAACGAGGTAGTGGGCTGCCACGCAATTTCAGCTTGTGGACGCAAAAGATTGAGGTTGTAGGTTCGGTTTTCTAAAAAATCAGAAGCATTGCTGCGTGTGCCAAGCATTATATTGGTTTTGGTAGCAATCGTTTTGGAAAGGCTTAGGCGAAAAACAGTTTCGAATTCTTCTATGTCTCGGCTTTCGAAGCCTCCTGCCAAAAGGTTTTTTTGTCTTGTATTGGTGTAGCGAAACTCTCCTCCCCATTTAGGATTGGTTCTGTTCAAAAACAAGACGTTTCGAAGCGCACTCTGCTCGCTCAGTACATTTTCTGGGTTATGTTCTGCAAAAGGCAAGAATCTTTTTTCAAAATTGCTTTCTGTGGTTTTGACCGTATTTTGAACTGAAAAAACAAGTGAAAATAGTTGTAAGGTTTTTTTGATAAATTTAGCTTTTTTACATTTTCTAGGAGGTGTAAGTGTGAGTTTGTAAATAAAATCAGTAGAAAATGCTGTCAAGTAAGTATTTGTAGGTGTAAAAACTTTGATAAAATTTCGCTCATCTGGATTGATAGCTTCGTAAAACTCTCCTAGTTGCTGAATGCCGTCTTCGTTGTCGTCTCGCCACGTATGTGTTCCCTGTGTTCCATCTACGCCAATAAAAGTAAATTCTCGTGCTGGTTCTCGCCCTGTAACCGTAGAATAGGTCAACTCTTGCCTCATCGCATGCTCAAAAAAATCACTTCGCCAGTCTAGCCGTCCCATTAGCGTTTCGGTGTCTTCCAAGTTGAGCGTATCTATAAAATCTCTGTCGTATTCTAGTTTTCTGTATGTGGCATTGAGTGCAATTTTCTGATTCGACTTTTTTCGTTCTATATTAAAACTCGTTTCGGCTTGTGCTGTCTGTGAGTTGGTAAAAGACTGAATAATTCCGTTTTTGGGTAGAAAATCCTCTCTAAAAGCATATTCAATCTTATAATTTGCTTTCTTGCTGCTATCTCCTTGAAACAAATAAAAACGGTGCTGCTCAAAATTCATCAAAGACGAGGTAACCGAATCATTCAAACTAAACTGCTGTTTATCTACTGAATAATTATAAGCTGGAACGATATAATTATTTCTATACTGCAAATCGGCATTGTAGCGAACCCAAGATACATTTTGAGGAGTTTCTAAAATAGCTACTTGGCTGTTTGGGATTGCTGAAGCGACCGAATTTTGAAAACTAGAGTTTCCTGTAAGCTGTGAAAACGAACCTGCCGACGTATTGGAAAAAGCTAAACTATTTTCTCCATTCAGATAAAAACCATTAGTAGAAAGCTGAAATTTCCCTAGTTTTTTATTAAAAATAAGCTGATGTTGCTGTCCTATGATGGCATTTTCTCGGTTTCGATAAGTAAAATTATATTCAAATTTGTTGTTTACGTTTTGTTCAATAGTTGTGAAGGCTTGCAAAATTTGGTCTTGTCCTCGTGGTGTACTGCCGTAAAAAGTAGGAAGTGTCCAGTCTCTATCAAATTCAATGTTTCTAAAACGGTCTATGGGTTCAAAGTTTTCGTTATCTAGTTCATAATCTATTCCATAACTCAGCTTATAATCTTTCTGAAAGACGAAATTTTTAAATGGTTTATCTTTCGTCTGAAATCCTACAAAAAAAGCATTTCCTTCATCATCTTGACTATCCAGTTCTGAAAAAAGGTTTACATCTCGCTTTGAAAAAGCTCCTTCTGCAAAAATATGACTGTATTTATTGGGGGAAAAACTAACACCTGCATTAGTCAATCGTTTGGAATTGGGAGCAGGCAGCTGACGGATAGGCGCAAAATTTCCTTGATTAATGCCTACAAAAATGTATTCTCGTCCGTTGGCTACGGCTTCGCCTAAATTATAATCACCTCTGTTTTGTCCGACTTCGGTAAAGGAAACAGTGTAAAATGTCTGATTTTCGTCGTTTTGTGTAGCTCTTTGAAAAATTTGATAGAATGAATTATCAATCAGCGTATCTTTTCGAATGTATAAAATTTGATTGACTGAAAAATCTTCTACCTCTTCTGCACTTTCCACCACAGCAAGCGAAAGGCTATCACCAATATTTTCTAAAAGCCGTTGTCGTTCTTCCGAAATTTCAAAATTGATGGGTTGATTTTCATTGTCGCCTTCTCGGTAATTTTCTATAAAGACGTTCCACGACGATTTTTTGAGTTTATTTGGGTTTTGACTCTTGTTTCTTGTATTTTTATTTCTTGAGGTAAAATTTACACTTGCACCCACATTGGAAATCGTACGATTATAAAACTGATTTGTATATTCAAATTCTACTCTGACACGAGAAAACTGTGTGATGATAATGTGAGGATTAAAGGTAATTTCGGCTGTATTATAATCAATAATGTAATCATAATTAAAACCACGCTGCAAAAGTTGCCCATCTAAAAAAACCTTTTCCGAACCTGCTTGAATAATCACAAAACGTTCATTGTTTGCTCCCACAAGTCTGTACGCTCCCTGTACTCCCTCCTGCACAGGAAGCTGATAACTCTGAAACTGTCCTTTAGCTGCTGCCAAACCTATCTTTTGCTGTGTTGAAAAGGTAGAATCTCTCCCAAAATTAGTTTGTAACATTCCTCCTAAAACATTTTTATAAAAACGCATAAAATGAGGTTGTTCTTTTCCAATTCCTTGTCTTAAAACTACGTCTCCTGCCGTTAGGGTAGCGTTTTTGTGGCGAAGCTGTATCTGTATTCTATCAAACTGTTGAAGCTGCTGTGTATTTCCTTCGGGCTGAAAAGGTACATTTTGGTCAGATATAATGGCTGTGAGTTCTATTTCGTCTGTGAGTTTGCCTTCAAGTTGTAGGTTTAGATTAGAATTTACAAAAACATCTTGGCGATTGCCCACCGAAACGCCACGAGTAATACTTCCTGCCTTTTGCAAATTAGAGCTAAAAAGTTCTTGACGTTCTTCCAAAATGATGTTGTTTTTTTCTTCTTTTCTATCCACTGTATCAATGAAATTTTGCATTTTTGCTTGTTCATAATCCTCTTGTGAACGCTTGAATGTCCAGTTTTTTATCTTGAAGGGAATAGTCTGATAACTGATTTTGATAGAATCTAATTTTATCCCTTTTGGAATAGAATCAAACAAAACAACCTGTTTTTCAAAGTCGTAGTTGGCTGTAATATTTATATCTCTAGTAGGAACAGAGGCAACGATAGGTTTTATTTCTAAGACTTCAATAGAAATAGGAGGAAGCGAATCAACTTGTTTTGTCCAAAAGGCTGTATATGTAGTTGCTTGGTTGGTGGAGACATCAATAACAGCGAGCCAAGTCGTTTTTTGAGAAAATGAATTTAGGGAATCTGTTTCTACCTCGTCTTTGTTTTGTTGTGCAAAAACGATTGTTGTGGAAATAAGTATGAAAAAGATGGGAAAAAAGAGGAGGCGCATTTTTTCATTGCTAATATCGCTATCCTCAACGACGGTCTTGACCTCGTTGACGGTTAAAAAATAAAATAAATCTACTAAAATTTTCTTTCTACCAAGTTATAAAAAATTATAACAACTCATTTGCCTTTTGTTTTTTTAGTAAATTTCAATTTTAGATTTTTTACTTATCAAACCTTCATACAAAACGAATGAAATTAAAACTATTCCCTATTTTATCTTTATTTCTACTCTTTTCTTCCATTTCAGTTTTTGCTCAAAATCCTTCAAAAATTGAAAATTATTATTTTGAGACTTTAAAAAAACAAAATCAAGACATAAAGTTTAACCCTGCTATCCCAACACCTAAACAGGTTTTGGGTTTTGAAATTGGCGACTGGCACGTTTCACACGACAAACTCCTCTTTTATCTTCATACGATTGCTCAAGTATCAAATAGAGTGAGCATTGATACGATTGGTTTTACGCACGAACAGCGTCCTCTTATTCAATTAATTATAACAAATCCTACAAATCAAAATAATTTAGAAGAGATTAGGAAAAAACATGTAGAGCTAACCAATCCAAATGCATCTGTAAGCACAGAAAATCTACCTGTGGTGGTGTGGCAAGGATACAGTATTCACGGAAATGAAGCGAGTGGAAGCAATGCAGCACTTTTGTATGCCTATTATTTGGCTGCTGCTCAAGGAGAAAAAATTGAAAGCCAACTCAAAAATGCTATTATTATTCTTGACCCAAGTTTTAACCCAGACGGACTCAACCGTTTTGCCAGTTGGGTAAATATGCACAAAAGCCAGTCATTTGTAACTGACCCCAACCGGAGAGAAACTAATGAACCTTTTCCACGAGGACGAACAAATCATTATTGGTTTGATTTGAATAGAGACTGGTTGCCTGTACAGCAGCCTGAAAGTAAGGCAAGATTGAAGCGTTTTCACCAGTGGAAACCAAATATTTTGACAGACCATCACGAAATGGGAACAAACAGTACATTTTTCTTTCAACCAGGTGTGCCACAGCGCACAAACCCAATTACGCCACAAAAAAATCAAGAACTGACAGGTGAAATTGGAAAATTTCACGCTAATTTTTTAGATAATATTGGCTCGCTGTATTATACACAGCAAAGTTTTGATGATTTTTATTATGGAAAAGGCTCAACTTATCCAGATGTAAATGGCTCGGTAGGTATTCTTTTTGAGCAAGCCAGCGCAAGAGGACATGCACAAGAGAGTCAAAATGGTGTGCTGACATTTGAATTTGCTATTAGAAATCAGCTCACTACTTCGCTTTCGACACTAGAAGCTGCTGTAAATCTTAGGAAAGAACTTTTAGACTATCAACAAAATTTCTATAAAACGGCTGCCGATTTTGCTCAAAATTCTGCTGAAAAAGGCTATTTGATTGGAGGAAAAAATGATATTCCACGTTTAGAGGCTCTTTTAAAGATTCTGGAAACACATCAGATTGATTTCTATCTTACCAAAAATGAAGTCCAAGAAAATCAAGGTAGAAATTCGGTTACTTTTTCAAATAAAAATGCTGTAGTCGTACCTATCAATCAAGCACAAGGTAGAATTGTAAAAGCTCTTTTCGATACGCCAAAAACCTTTAAAGACAGTATTTTTTATGATGTTTCGGCGTGGACATTTACTTATTCTTTTGGATTAGAACAAAAACGACTTTCTCAAAGTGAAGTTTCTAGCTTACAAGGAGAGAAAATAGCAGCATCTTATTTTTCCAAGAAATTCAAAGAAGAGAGTGCAG from Bernardetia sp. encodes:
- a CDS encoding T9SS type A sorting domain-containing protein; the encoded protein is MGKISQIELRYAKITALEIDSEGNTLVAGSLHGLTDASPDSLYIDGQHIDLRYGQFAQYNIFVAKVSPSNDLLWISKGFVDTFTEINILPYETITIDLDIKIDKFDNVYTVISRSGPWNWRRGGRSRYIRWENEDYEDVNNLLIKLTPNGSVLWHKSWRANNHPARGRSHHYSNPYRGSLLSVNKKGDILITSEVKPNNSIKTIVDSDTIQIKHINGAEIDEHERDVAILLLRFDNDGNFLFHRSIINQFDDEIPDYFNIRRENVMINDKKEIFGIITIDGVARFNTGELIDGDNDRYFISYDSTGGNMIHQEPDHYNYRYFHGELSLDDNDNISLTGTHLRDGTSYIYQSKVNSRGELIDPNQDISIIASPAKLASNILSNAKGDFFFTLRYTPTLSTGGIIHLDKRYELEVSPSFRKSYVYYFAVKISNNQFQWSTLYDRHEYDSTNSANNWHDSFRRNIPSKLRSDNKGNIYFNDLYTLGAVIGGVPMPRVDRDESTAFIATMSDENFRFPSFGGKTFAETNNNCVFDGADYDLPSVLIKRNDGKIGLSDKSGNYSLSFAEEGNFTLSSQLIDNNSFISNYIYDNCGTSKQVTYRDGEITEPQNLNFGYKIRPCNYLTIDITNQRRRRCFMSSTTVEYRNKGFVDAQNVEIKVEYPDYIFPVSSSPTWTRQEGNSYFFDVNSLSAGSTGKIVFQDSVICGIEEIRGLTQCVKATISPANSCEEWTDNENNYEITGRCVGGGIARYTIKNLTNTSTDSIPYRLYANSQIFREGNILIPANGETELEVFTNGMTVRMEVFPQDHEPISAFVEGCQVVIAYKTKAEDPNPVVSVAPVEEFGIALPQNDGGERMETTCSEILDSYDPNDKQVVPFGLTEENLIEKTTELDYTIRFQNTGTIEAVNIVVLDTLSEYLDIESIRLGMVSHDYEFFIDGDEETRVLRFEFNNINLPDSNTNEPESHGFIKFKIKQMANNPIGTVINNRAAIYFDFNSPIITNTISNKVAILPLRNDNLDLGVFNCSNPDFQINANAGDDIETSNSTATLAAEETQAFGNWTLLSGFGELEDASKNNSRITGLLAFPTKLIWRVAVCGEAKQDTITVTSTNSNSAFTINFDEAVSTLSVPNGKVTYQWYKDGVLIEGQTAPTLNLSDLTDTNGVYTVVISDGETSITSDPITIDIVLSNDDFIQNNYIKVFPNPTSSILNIELKSALNASEITLVNALGMELQTKFIKNSDTITLDLENLSNGIYFVKITSQKGIFYKKVVLKK
- a CDS encoding M14 family metallopeptidase — its product is MKLKLFPILSLFLLFSSISVFAQNPSKIENYYFETLKKQNQDIKFNPAIPTPKQVLGFEIGDWHVSHDKLLFYLHTIAQVSNRVSIDTIGFTHEQRPLIQLIITNPTNQNNLEEIRKKHVELTNPNASVSTENLPVVVWQGYSIHGNEASGSNAALLYAYYLAAAQGEKIESQLKNAIIILDPSFNPDGLNRFASWVNMHKSQSFVTDPNRRETNEPFPRGRTNHYWFDLNRDWLPVQQPESKARLKRFHQWKPNILTDHHEMGTNSTFFFQPGVPQRTNPITPQKNQELTGEIGKFHANFLDNIGSLYYTQQSFDDFYYGKGSTYPDVNGSVGILFEQASARGHAQESQNGVLTFEFAIRNQLTTSLSTLEAAVNLRKELLDYQQNFYKTAADFAQNSAEKGYLIGGKNDIPRLEALLKILETHQIDFYLTKNEVQENQGRNSVTFSNKNAVVVPINQAQGRIVKALFDTPKTFKDSIFYDVSAWTFTYSFGLEQKRLSQSEVSSLQGEKIAASYFSKKFKEESAEIQRSEIGYLIDWKNYYAPKLVNQLLENSLNVKVNEEVFSYQINNKIVEFDRGTIFVKAPNNENEAAQLLETLKSAKQNHSIKITSLKTGLTDEGIDLGSPSFQTLKLPKVLIVVGEGVDSYEAGEMWHLLDLRYDMKVSLIEASDLSRIDLQNYTTIILPSGYPRGLNTNTLADFTQNGGKLIAVGSSINFLKGSQYFNLSQKEGSSSEIRQRLKYENQSNDRGANYIGGLILEGELDLSNPIAFGYESETIRVFKDNRIFLEYTENPYSMPLVYSPNAVVSGYSSKSNKEKVQNSVSIISKNVGRGKFVAFADNPNFRAFWYGTNRLFINAIFFQ